From Acidianus brierleyi:
AACCTGGAGTATTCTACGTATCAATGAATATGGAGCAGTATCCTACTAATATTACTGATTTTAGGTTGGCTATGGAGTATGCTGTTAATTATTCTGCTTTGTTATCAATATTTTCTTATAATGGTAAGCCTTTGGCTTCTGAGTTTTTGGGTCCAATATCTCCTCAGTTTCCTGGTTATTATGATCCTAGTGGTCTTCCTGACTATAATTATAGTCCTTCTTTAGCTATGCATTATCTTAATGAGGCTGGTTACATTGGTCATTTTTACGTCGTTCTTCCTAATGGTAGTACTTTGGGTGATTCTTCTGGTACTCAATTGCCTCCCTTGTCATTGTATGCCTTGTCTCCTGTTAATGAGCTTGAGGAGGACGAGCTTGAAATAATATCTCACGATCTTAGCGCAATAGGAATATCTACTACAGTCTACTACGTACTACCATCAGTAACTGACGGATGGACGACACCAAAGGGAACACCAGTACTAGTAGACCTAGGCTGGTTCCCTGACTGGCCTGATCCTGTCTTCCAGCAATTGATGCCTTTGACTGATGTTGAGTTTGGTGGTATTTCCGGTAACTTAGCATGGGTTAACATTTCTACTCTGCAAACAATGTATAATACACTACCATTCATTACTAATACAAGCGAGCAAGAAAGTATGGTTGGTCAAGCCTATTCTATAATTTATCATGAGGCTCCTTACATGTGGTTGCCAGTTCCTGATACTTACTACTTTGTACAGCCCTATGTCCATGGATTCGAATATAACCCGTACGTAGGATATTTCTATAATCTAATGTATTATAACGGAACATATACATATACAACCTAAGGTAAACTTTTTTTATATACAATAATTATTTTTTCTCTTTCTTGCATACTTCTTTATGAATCTAATAGATTTGCACGAGGATTTTGCATATTCGTCAATGTATTCAGACGTAATAGAAGATACTGAGCAATCTAATATTAAGATATTAAAAAATTTTGATAATGTAATTATTTTTTCGGCTATATTTCCTCACATTAATGTATGGAATAATAGATCAGAAAAACTTACTTTGCTTTATGGAAATAAGACTAAAGCTACTGCTCCCTTATTTGATGTACTTAAGGAGCAAGTTAAGTTTTATCTCTATTTGGAGAGTAAAGGTTTAGTTAATATTGTTAGGGATAAAATAAATAGTGGAATAAACTTTCTACTGTCTTTGGAAGGAACTGACGTTTTGACTGATCCATACGATCTTTATTTGCTTAAAGAGTTAAATGTGCTATCTGTTGGAATTACATGGAATTATGATACTAAATTCGGATCTTCTTGTATGTCAAAAAAGGACTATGGGTTAACAGAAGATGGAGAAGAGTTAATTAGAATAGCTAATAAAATAGGGATAATCATAGATTTAGCTCATTCTAGCAAAAGAACACTTATGGACGCCGCTACAGTTTCTAATAAACCGTTAATAGTTTCTCACGCTAATGCTATGAGGTTGAAGAAGCATCCAAGGAATCTTGATGATGAAGAAATTGAAGCAATAGTAAAAACTGATGGAGTTATAGGCATAACTGCAATAGTTGAAACTCTACCTGAAGACAGCATTAAAGGGATTATAGATAACATTAACTATATTGGGGAGAGCTATGGATGGAGATATGTTGCGCTAGGTACTGATTTTTTAGGTATAGAAAAGGTACCTAAGGGTTTCGAAAATATAATTAAAGTAGGAGATTTGAATATGGATCATAAGGAAATATTCTGGGAAAATGCTATGAGAGTGATCAAGACTAATCTTAACGTTTAACGTTATATTAATAGTATAACGGCTATACGTAATCTTATTCAGATTTAAAAATAAGATAAGGCTATTCATAAAAATTAATAATAACTTTTCTATATGTTGAGAATTATCTCTGAATGATTCAGATATTTGTATTATTTATCATATTTAATTGTTAGATGAATTTTAAACCTAATTATATAAATTTTTAAGTAGTCCATTTCATTATGTTTGACATAAGCTAAAATTGTTTTTAAGTCCTTTCATGTATAGTAAGATAATTTTCAAAATAGACGGATTTCACTTCATCATAAATTTTAAAACTATAATATTGGAGCTTAGTTCATGTTAACATATTTTTATAATCTATAAATATTATTTTATCAAATAAGCTATAATATATGAATAATAATTATTATAATTAAGTAATCTTATATTATTTTATGCTTATTAATAACGTTTCTAAATCATTTAATGCTCTATCTATGAATATTTTTCCTTTATTTTCGTTTACTTCTATTTTTCCTCCTATATTTATTACACCGTAAGGATTAGCCTCATAGGATGTTATTGTTTTAAAAACTCCTTCTTTTACGCTATAATCGTTTATTTCTTTAATTTTTTCTTCATTTACTAAATAAGGATTTATAGCCTTAATTATAGACGTTTCTAGGGAACCAGAGTGCATATCTATTATATTGAACAGATCGTAATTTCTTCCTATTATGCTAAATAAATAGACCTTGAAGTGTTTATTAGTGAAGTTAATCTGTCTTCTGATTATATCGAGCACGCTTTCATTTCCCCCATGAGCATTTATTATTATAGCCGATTTTAGTCCAGCTTTTTTTGTAGTCTTAAGAATTTCAACCATATAATTTATCATTGTAATATACGATATTCCTATGTACGGATATCCGGAATGTTCTAGCGAGCATCCATAAAAAATTGTAGGAAATAAAATTACGTCTTCCTTATATTTTTCCTCTATTTTTGTTGCTATAGTTTCTGCTATTATTGAATCAGTACCCATAGGTAAATGAGGTCCATGTTGTTCTATACTTCCAATTGGTAGTAATCCTATTTTTCCTTTTATTTCGTCTCGAGTTATTTCAAGTAGTTTCATATTGATAATCTAAAATAAACTGAGCTAAAAGTCTGAGCTAAGATATTATATTTTTAAAAGAAAATAATATATAAATATAATATTCTGTTCTATACAATTTATACTAGATTATACTTATATTTTAATTTTAATTTCATATAATTGTGTTTCATCTTTCTTGGAATGAATTATTTCTATATTATCTTCTGAAGTTTATATAGATGAAACAGATCATACAAGTTCGACAAAAATGAAAATAGCTCTATTAATTTTAGGATTTATATTATTCATTGTGATATTAGCATCAATTCAACCTACGGCAATAATAAACAATTCTAATAGATCTCCTTCACATTCTACTTTTGGAGAAAAATATATACAGTTAGTTCCAACTACACAATATTATTCATATAATGGATATACAAGTAAAGCAAGATTACTATTAAATGACCTATGGTATTATAATATAAGAGGTGTAAGTGTTGAGGTTAATTCTACCCAATACATGAAAATAATATCTAATCAAAGTATTTTGGCTATTGGATATATCATGCCAGAATACTATAATGAAATCTCAGTAAATTATTCTTATAACCTAAAGGGAGCTTTTGGAGTATTCTTAAAGGAATTTAATTACTCAAGTAATGATAATCTTAAAGAAATGATGCTTAATTCTATAGTTATAGCATTTTATAAGCCTTCGTCAGCTCAACCTCCAGACGCAGTTTATTTATATAATATTTCCATACCAGTTATAATAAATGGAACTGAAAATGATATAACTTTTGATGTTTATAAGAGTCCTGTTCATTTGTTCTATATCCCAACAAAATACTTATTTGGAAACATAACCTTATTCGTCAACTACTTTACCGAGAATGCCAATTACACTAGGCCATATTTTATAGGTATATTTAATCATGCAGCAGTATCTACAGAGAAAAATGCTATAGCTATTGCTAACGTATATAGTTGGTTTATTATACAGGCTCACTCTATGCCTATTCCTCCAATGCCAAACTTCTTAAGATATGGAAATCTAGAAATCAATGGAATTAAATATGTTGCATATAATTCTACTATAACGTTTTCCAATACGTTTACAGAATTAGGAGCTAAATCTAAATCCGGTTCAGAGGCTTATGCAGTAACGCATTATGATATTATAGGAGTATCTTATAATCTTATAAGTGGTGAAAACTATTTCGGATTTAAGATTATTTCTACCACAAATATAATTTACATGTTCCTCAATTCACCAATAGAAAAATCCAACGAAACTATTTCTCTTCAAATAATAATTAATAAAATTCCTAGGATAATTAACTTTTACGAAATAGAAAATGGGTCTACTATATATTTATATCCTGAAGAAGAAATTAATAATGCTACAGTAGAAATGGATGCTCCGTATGTTTTATACAGTCTAGGTATTCATGGAGTAATACAGAATGTTTCAGTAGGTGATGTATATTATAGTGATAATATATCATTTACAATGAATTTCTATCCAGCTATATTTTATCCTACAGGGAAAATTTATGTTTCGTCTCAATCTCCAATATTTTATATAAACGGATCTGAATATGAAAGCAATATGACATATCAAATTTCTTTACCTGCAACTATAGAAATTCCTGAAGAATATTTAACTTATGGTACAAGATATTTGCTAATATCAGTAACATTAAATGGACAATCCATAGATAACGAATTTATGATATTTTATCCTGGAAATTATAATATATCTACAAATTATTTAGTTCAGTACTATGTAAGTTTACCTTTTAATGTAAGTGCTTACGTTAACGGAATTAAGGAAAACATATCTTCTGGTTGGTATAACGCATCTACAGTTATTATCATACCGTCTCAGATAATTAACATAAGTAAAGGCGAAATATATAATATAAGTGAAACTAAAATAATAGTGAATTCTTCAATAAATGAGACAATACCATTTAAATTGGAATACTACGTAAATGTAAGTCATCCAATAAGAGCTCTAATTAATAATGTGAATACGACTTTAATAAGTGGATATTATACTAATGGCACAAAGATCATAATACCAAAATACGAATACGTTAGTAATAATACTAGATACTATATAGAGTCAGCAGAATATGTTATAGTAATCAACTCATCTACCAATATCAATATAAATTTTGAGTTACAATTTCTCATAACTCTTCATTATCCTAACGGTACAATAACGGAGTGGGTAAATAACGGATCCATAATTAAATTGCCTTATATTATTCAAGTATCAAATAACGAAAGATTATTACTCAATTCAACTCAATATTATACTGTAAATTATCCTATTACAATATCTCCATATTATATACTTCAATATTATGCTACAATAGTCTATCCTAATGGTACTACGTCAAACTGGTATAATAAAAACTATATACTTACATTACCTTCAGAAATTTATATTAATAATAGTGTAAGATATGTTACTAATATAACAAAACTAGAAATATCTTCTCCAGGTAAATACATAACTTCGTACGAAGAACAGTTCTATGTAACAATAGTCTATCCTAATGGTACTTTATCTAATTGGTATAATAAAGGTCAAACTATAACTTTACCAGAAGAAATAGAATATAATGGAATAACATATAAACTAGTAGGTTCGAATGAAATAACTATATTATCCCCTGGTACTGTTAAGCCAGCATATTCTACTACTGTACCAGTATCAACGACTTCAGTAACTACAACTTCAGTAACCACTAGTACTGTAACTAATGTATCTGTTACATTACCTCACTCATCAATTTCGGTATCTCCACCAGTTTCGACAAGCGAAGTAATAGCTATTGCCGTTATAGCTGCAGCTATCGGTATAGGCGTAGTAGTGCTTGTTATAAAGAAATGAAAGATATTTTAGTTTTAATATTTAATTATATATAATGTTTATTTCACAAGTAATAGCCACTTTAGTTGTTGTATTTTTTGCTTTTATAATTTCCTTTTTTATAGCTTTTTTGTCTAAAAGAAAGAAAAAGAGATCCTAATCTGGAGGAATCTCCTTAAATACTAAACTTAAGTCAATTCCCTCTCTTTTTCTTACCTCTTTTGAAATTATATATGTTAAAAACCCTGAGATTGGCGGAATAAATATTGTAGATATATCAAAATATTCGTTTCCAGAAAATATTATAGATCCAAAAGAAAAATTACCAAATGTCACTATTCCATACAATATTGTAACTATAACTACAGTAATCAGGGATATTATTGAAAGTACAGCAGTTATAAGAATTTTTCTATCTAAATTTGAAAATTTTATAGAAGCTATAGATACTAATAAATAATTCCATATTATAAACCATAGTCCGTCTACTGCAAAACTTACAGAATATCCAAGATATACTTCAATAAATTCAAAAATAATTGATATAAAGAGAGATAATAGCATGGCATTTACTGGAATTCCTCTTTTTACGTCACCTAAGAACGATGGAAGAACTCTATCGAAAGCTAAAGAAAATATCATTCTAGAGGAGGCTGTAACGTTAATCATAGCATAGAGCAAATACCATGTTAACGCGCTCATTACAACTATAACCAGAATTTCTGGAATGTTTAAAAAAGGCAATACTCCAAAAGCTAATAAAGAAGATGTAGATATAGGTAAATTCCATCCATTTATTGTGGCGTAAATATAACCTTCCTTACCTATACTAAATTCTATTGCAAGAATTAAGAACACAGTGAATATTACAGCAGCAGAATATGAAAGTATATATCCTGCAAAGAATCCAGTTTTAGGTTTCTTAATTTCTCCACCAAAATATGCTGGAGCATTAGAAAAAGCATACATAGAAAGTACGAATATTGATGATAAAGCTAAGGTTTGAATATAATTTGTTGGTTC
This genomic window contains:
- a CDS encoding creatininase family protein, translating into MKLLEITRDEIKGKIGLLPIGSIEQHGPHLPMGTDSIIAETIATKIEEKYKEDVILFPTIFYGCSLEHSGYPYIGISYITMINYMVEILKTTKKAGLKSAIIINAHGGNESVLDIIRRQINFTNKHFKVYLFSIIGRNYDLFNIIDMHSGSLETSIIKAINPYLVNEEKIKEINDYSVKEGVFKTITSYEANPYGVINIGGKIEVNENKGKIFIDRALNDLETLLISIK
- a CDS encoding amino acid permease; translation: MKFLRQSTGLVKELGAFDAFSLNFSFIGPAAGLSYPLFVASTIAGASWILSAILGAILVLPLLLNYYLLSYHIPRSAGDYIYVSRSMGELAGTILAMSLIMSFSMGFPVLAELEVIMVIIPGLQSIGVSFHNSLLITIANSILSNNLYLLITTTFIILVSFLLSISYKIYTKSFRYLTILQIIGIVMMIFGMIVFRSSYSQYAKPYSEPTNYIQTLALSSIFVLSMYAFSNAPAYFGGEIKKPKTGFFAGYILSYSAAVIFTVFLILAIEFSIGKEGYIYATINGWNLPISTSSLLAFGVLPFLNIPEILVIVVMSALTWYLLYAMINVTASSRMIFSLAFDRVLPSFLGDVKRGIPVNAMLLSLFISIIFEFIEVYLGYSVSFAVDGLWFIIWNYLLVSIASIKFSNLDRKILITAVLSIISLITVVIVTILYGIVTFGNFSFGSIIFSGNEYFDISTIFIPPISGFLTYIISKEVRKREGIDLSLVFKEIPPD
- a CDS encoding membrane dipeptidase, whose translation is MNLIDLHEDFAYSSMYSDVIEDTEQSNIKILKNFDNVIIFSAIFPHINVWNNRSEKLTLLYGNKTKATAPLFDVLKEQVKFYLYLESKGLVNIVRDKINSGINFLLSLEGTDVLTDPYDLYLLKELNVLSVGITWNYDTKFGSSCMSKKDYGLTEDGEELIRIANKIGIIIDLAHSSKRTLMDAATVSNKPLIVSHANAMRLKKHPRNLDDEEIEAIVKTDGVIGITAIVETLPEDSIKGIIDNINYIGESYGWRYVALGTDFLGIEKVPKGFENIIKVGDLNMDHKEIFWENAMRVIKTNLNV